GAGCGTTGTGCGAAATGCTTTTACTAGCTCATGTGGAAGATCACTTACAAAACCGACCGTATCAGATAAAAAAGAACATTTTATGATTCGGAAGATAAATACTCCTGACGGATGTTTCAAGAGTAGCAAAAAGCATATCTTTTTCTAATACTTTTTTAGATTCCGGTTTTTTATAGGTTTCAACCATTGCATTCATAAGAGTAGATTTGCCAGAATTTGTATAACCAACCAATGCGATAGATGAAATATCTGTCTTCTTTCTTTTTTTTCGTTGTGTTTCTCTTTCTTTAGAAAGGGCTTCCAACTCATGATTTAGTTCCGAAATTTTGGCAGCTTAGCCACTTCTACTTGTAATTTTGCTTCTCTTGTTTTTGCACGCTCGGAAAATATTTCTAAGATTAAAGTGGTTCTATCTAAAATTCTACAACCTAATTCTGTTTCTAGATTATGAAGTTGAGAAGGAGAAAGTTCATTGTTAAAAATAAGAACATTTCCGTTATTTTCCGCTAAGAGCAAACGAACTTCTTCCACCTTTCCCGCACCAATGTAATGAGCAGGATGAACCGATTTTAGATTTTGCTCTAATACACCTACAACCAACAACCCGCGAGCAATTGCTAAATTTTTTAGCTCTTCCATTGATTCCCGAAAGTCAGTTTGGTCTTTAATATTTACTCCAATTAAAATTGCTTTTCATTTTCTTCTGCTTTCACAGTTTACACTCAGAACTATTCATAAAATAATTCAAGAAAGCTATTCAAACTATCCAATGAATTGAAATAAGGAAACAGGTTTTGATTTTCCTCTTACCGTTACAGGAGTCCAACTCCTTCCACTTATACTTTGCATTAGGTAGGTGTTTGATTACATCTGTAGATACAAGTATTTCGGCGGAGTATTGTTTGGTCAGAGATTCAATTCGACTGGCCAGATTGACAGTGTCTCCAATAACGGTTGTCTCAAGTCTATTCTCTGAACCTACTGTGCCTAAGATTAATTCTCCAAAGTGAATTCCAATTCCCGTTTTAAGTCTAGAGCCATCGGGCAAGATTTGTTCTTTAGTAACTTCCATCATAGCAATGGCTGCTTCGAGAGCTTTTTCTGGTTCTACGAATAATGCCATGATTGCATCCCCTATAAATTTATCTATGAATCCACCTTTGGATTCTATGATAGGCTCCATGATTTCTAAATAGCGATTTAAAAAAGCAAAAGTTTCTTTGGTCCGCGCTATCGTTTCGGAAAGTGAGGTAAATCCGCGTATGTCGGTAATAAAACTGCCATCTCTAAAGACTTTGCATCTCCTTTTTTACTTGTAAAATATTTTCTTTGTCTAGATTTTTCAAGAACTGTTCTGGCACAAACCTTGCATCGATTTTGTATAGGCTCTCTCCAGTTCAAATGCTTCTCTTTCTTTATCAAAAATTTTCTCTAGCTTCTGCTTCTTTGATCCGCAAATCATTGACTCGAAAGCCAAGTGCTAGAGAAAGTAAAACGCTTCTAAACTAGAACTCCGAAGATTTGTCCATAATGAGTAAATGCATTTCCGGGAACAAACCTAAATTTTCCGCAAGGAAAAGCTAACTGAAATAAGAAGTGTCGTCCCAAGCAACTGCAAAAATAAGTGCAGGCTTATATGGCCCGAACGCAGCTAACGTAAAATGGCAACGACTATCGTATTGATTGCAGTCCAGGATATATATTTGCGATGGTAATTCCTTGCTTATGTTTAGAAATTTGATTGGAACAAAAGAAGGACTCCAAAATATAAACAACGAATAAATCAATTTTGATAATTTGGGGCTAATCTGTTTTATCTGCAAAAATTGATTTCCAAAGAGAATAGGCAAAAAGGGAGTAAAATACTCGTAACATTACGCAATAGAAATTCCATTGTCAATAATCGATCCAAACAAGAAACGCAAAGTATCCATAAACGCTCTTTGATAAAAAATAGTAAAAGTTAAAATATAGAATACATACCAGAGATAAGCTCGATTTCGAATCGATAAAAAAAGTAAAAAATTATACAACGCCAATGAAATCATTAATCCAAAAAATAAACCAAAAAGCAAATGACGGATAATGTCAAATTTTTGTAA
This region of Leptospiraceae bacterium genomic DNA includes:
- a CDS encoding adenylate/guanylate cyclase domain-containing protein — translated: MTDIRGFTSLSETIARTKETFAFLNRYLEIMEPIIESKGGFIDKFIGDAIMALFVEPEKALEAAIAMMEVTKEQILPDGSRLKTGIGIHFGELILGTVGSENRLETTVIGDTVNLASRIESLTKQYSAEILVSTDVIKHLPNAKYKWKELDSCNGKRKIKTCFLISIHWIV